A genome region from Blautia coccoides includes the following:
- a CDS encoding MATE family efflux transporter — MSIFAGQNIGANEKERMKRGTRFGVVLSIAVTITLSVALLLGGKQILGLIIGNNKAMILIGYSYFKVCLWFYPVNAIIYGLGDVLSEAGDTLIAGIYSLAFIMVKMLVTILFIGKLGLLAADGVYQV; from the coding sequence TTGAGTATTTTTGCGGGGCAAAACATTGGTGCGAATGAAAAGGAGCGAATGAAGCGAGGAACGAGATTCGGTGTAGTTCTTTCTATTGCGGTCACAATAACGCTGTCTGTCGCATTATTACTGGGCGGGAAGCAAATATTGGGATTGATTATTGGTAATAACAAAGCAATGATTTTAATTGGTTATAGTTACTTCAAAGTTTGTTTGTGGTTTTATCCAGTTAATGCCATAATATACGGTTTAGGCGATGTCCTGTCAGAAGCAGGCGATACGCTGATTGCGGGGATTTACTCACTTGCTTTCATTATGGTAAAAATGCTCGTTACTATTCTTTTTATAGGGAAATTAGGGCTTCTTGCTGCGGATGGTGTGTATCAAGTGTAA
- a CDS encoding DUF4180 domain-containing protein, translated as MKTEVVKKNNVSVAVIHSDEHLITDVQSALDLIMSVKYETGCKNIAVNKEAIVDDFFILSTCMAGEILQKFINYGVKFAIYGDFSQYTSKPLRDFMYESNRGKDIFFQPSVSRAVDKLSGYSK; from the coding sequence ATGAAAACAGAAGTTGTAAAAAAGAATAATGTGTCTGTTGCTGTTATTCATAGCGATGAACACTTAATCACGGATGTTCAGTCAGCGTTGGATCTGATTATGAGTGTAAAATATGAAACGGGATGTAAAAATATTGCGGTAAACAAAGAAGCGATTGTGGATGATTTCTTCATTTTGAGTACCTGTATGGCAGGAGAGATACTTCAAAAGTTTATAAATTATGGAGTGAAATTTGCTATATACGGCGATTTCTCACAATATACAAGCAAGCCATTAAGAGATTTTATGTACGAGAGCAATAGAGGTAAAGATATTTTCTTTCAACCAAGTGTTTCTCGTGCCGTGGATAAACTCTCTGGGTATTCCAAATAA
- a CDS encoding DUF3786 domain-containing protein, whose amino-acid sequence MQKPQQSNYDKLSETWREKFLQMDQEALMRKLPEIKAEGEYLTVLHFGRKYGIHRKDGYIKAMEDSSPISNGTRMNIYNLFWYSKENVSFADRWVPFRDVKNAGPFAPAFERNILKPFAMTFAGKTRELKYAAEKMGGRPVRQGDAGYILNAFSCIPMQYLFWDQDEEFPAQGNILFDYSVTDFIHVESTVTLAEEGIIRLAELAGAELKGKMFAM is encoded by the coding sequence ATGCAGAAGCCGCAGCAATCAAATTACGATAAGCTCAGTGAAACCTGGAGAGAAAAATTTTTACAGATGGACCAGGAAGCGCTGATGAGGAAACTGCCGGAAATAAAAGCGGAAGGTGAGTACCTGACTGTTTTACATTTCGGAAGGAAATATGGCATCCACAGAAAAGACGGATATATAAAAGCCATGGAGGACAGCAGTCCCATCAGTAACGGGACCAGGATGAATATTTACAACCTGTTCTGGTATTCCAAGGAGAATGTGAGTTTTGCAGATCGCTGGGTGCCTTTCAGAGATGTAAAAAATGCCGGACCTTTTGCGCCGGCCTTTGAAAGAAATATATTGAAACCTTTTGCCATGACCTTTGCAGGGAAGACCCGGGAACTGAAGTATGCCGCCGAAAAAATGGGCGGCAGGCCCGTCCGGCAGGGGGATGCGGGATATATTCTGAATGCATTTTCCTGTATTCCCATGCAGTATCTGTTCTGGGACCAAGATGAGGAATTCCCGGCACAGGGAAATATCCTCTTTGACTATAGCGTGACGGATTTTATCCATGTGGAGTCCACAGTGACGCTGGCTGAGGAGGGGATCATACGGCTGGCAGAATTGGCGGGGGCAGAGTTAAAAGGAAAAATGTTTGCAATGTAA
- a CDS encoding nucleotidyltransferase domain-containing protein — MIDFRQLMRTEAYDFLREDKRLGDRIILLGLGGSYAYGTNNENSDVDFRGITLNLPSDLLGLTVFEQYEDKKTDTVIYAFNKIVKLLLDCNPNTCEILGLDEEQYLIRTELGQELLDNRGLFLSKRAVKSFGGYAGAQLRRLQNAAARDALPQTEKEKHILNSVRNALNDFERRYSSFDKGRIHLYIDKSENPDLETEIFVDADYQHLPLRDYENMWSVMHNVVKDYDKVGKRNRKKDDDHLNKHAMHLIRLFMMAIDILEKGEIRTNRKKDLDLLLKIRNGGFQKEDKTFSSEFYDILADYELRMEKASNESCLPDNPDMERVEAFVEHVNRIAVDM, encoded by the coding sequence ATGATAGATTTCAGGCAGCTGATGCGCACAGAAGCTTATGATTTTCTGAGGGAAGACAAGAGGCTGGGGGACAGGATCATTCTTTTGGGTTTGGGCGGGAGCTACGCTTACGGGACAAATAATGAGAACAGTGATGTGGATTTCAGGGGAATTACCCTGAACCTGCCTTCTGACCTTTTGGGACTGACCGTGTTTGAACAGTATGAGGACAAGAAAACAGATACCGTGATCTACGCTTTTAATAAGATAGTCAAATTGCTGCTGGACTGTAATCCGAATACCTGTGAGATTTTAGGCCTGGACGAGGAACAGTATCTGATCAGGACAGAGCTTGGGCAGGAGCTTCTGGACAACAGGGGGCTGTTTTTATCAAAGCGGGCAGTCAAATCTTTTGGCGGCTACGCAGGAGCGCAGTTGAGAAGGCTCCAGAATGCCGCTGCCAGGGATGCACTTCCTCAGACGGAAAAGGAGAAGCATATTTTGAATTCCGTCAGAAACGCGCTCAATGATTTTGAACGGCGTTACAGCAGTTTTGACAAGGGCAGGATACATTTATATATAGACAAATCGGAGAACCCGGATCTGGAAACGGAAATTTTTGTGGATGCGGATTATCAGCACCTGCCTCTGCGTGACTATGAGAATATGTGGTCAGTCATGCATAATGTGGTCAAAGACTATGATAAAGTGGGGAAACGCAACCGGAAAAAGGATGATGACCATCTGAACAAACATGCCATGCATTTGATCCGGTTATTTATGATGGCCATTGATATTCTGGAAAAAGGGGAAATACGGACAAATCGGAAGAAAGATCTGGATCTGCTCCTGAAAATACGGAACGGAGGATTTCAGAAAGAGGATAAAACATTCTCCAGTGAATTTTATGATATCCTGGCAGACTATGAGTTGAGAATGGAGAAGGCGTCCAACGAGAGCTGTCTGCCGGACAATCCTGATATGGAGAGGGTGGAGGCTTTTGTGGAGCATGTGAACAGAATTGCTGTTGACATGTAA
- a CDS encoding HD domain-containing protein, giving the protein MDKKTYEQIEAYMKSCMQDSAHDVEHIYRVLYTALDIAEHEKDVDHDVLICACLLHDIGRKAQAEGKKICHAVAGAEMAGRFLAERGCDRDYIAKVEHCIRAHRFRKGKGTQPESTEAKILFDADKIDVTGAVGAARTLQYGGQESEPIYTRLPDGQIANGEEETADSYFHEYKHKLIKIYDMMHTKRGREIAMERKAAAVDFYENLYREVNSAFHTGTEILEERLNGSLS; this is encoded by the coding sequence ATGGATAAAAAGACATATGAACAGATAGAGGCGTATATGAAATCCTGTATGCAGGACAGTGCACACGATGTGGAACATATTTACCGTGTTCTTTATACAGCTCTGGACATTGCAGAACATGAGAAAGATGTTGATCATGATGTTCTGATCTGTGCCTGTCTTCTGCACGATATCGGCAGGAAAGCGCAAGCGGAGGGGAAAAAGATATGCCACGCTGTGGCAGGCGCGGAGATGGCCGGAAGATTTTTGGCAGAACGGGGCTGTGACCGGGATTATATCGCCAAAGTAGAACATTGTATCCGGGCGCACAGGTTCAGGAAAGGGAAAGGAACACAGCCGGAAAGTACAGAGGCGAAAATATTGTTTGACGCAGACAAAATTGATGTGACCGGCGCTGTCGGGGCTGCCCGGACACTTCAGTATGGGGGACAGGAGTCCGAACCCATATATACACGTCTGCCTGACGGACAGATAGCGAACGGGGAAGAAGAGACAGCGGACTCCTATTTCCATGAATATAAACATAAGCTCATTAAGATTTATGATATGATGCACACCAAGAGAGGCCGTGAAATCGCTATGGAACGGAAAGCCGCGGCAGTTGATTTCTATGAAAATCTTTACCGGGAAGTCAACAGCGCTTTCCATACAGGAACAGAAATTTTGGAAGAGAGATTGAATGGCAGTTTATCATAG
- a CDS encoding SPL family radical SAM protein — protein sequence MHKAEAKSILSSQNGMNLYRGCSHGCIYCDSRSTCYGMKHDFEDIEVKINAPQLLESALRSKRKKCMIGTGAMSDPYLPLEKKLCLTRKCLELIEHYGFGAAVQTKSDLVLRDLDLLKRINEKTKCVVQMTLTTADEDLCRILEPNVCTTKRRAEVLNILREEGIPTVVWLCPVLPFINDTEENIRGVMDYAARAKTYGVLNFGMGVTLRDGDRQYFYEKLEQHFPGLRRKYIETYGNAYEVGSPNGKRLISVFYEICRENGLESNMDKIFSYLHKFEEKNTASQMSLFDFM from the coding sequence ATGCACAAAGCAGAGGCAAAATCTATTTTATCCTCCCAAAATGGTATGAACCTGTACCGTGGCTGCAGCCATGGCTGTATATACTGTGATTCCAGGAGTACTTGCTATGGAATGAAACATGATTTTGAGGATATAGAAGTAAAGATAAATGCTCCGCAGCTTTTGGAATCAGCCCTCAGAAGCAAGCGGAAGAAGTGCATGATAGGAACAGGAGCTATGAGTGATCCCTATCTGCCCCTGGAGAAGAAGCTCTGCCTGACCAGGAAATGTCTGGAGCTTATTGAACATTATGGTTTCGGCGCAGCGGTGCAGACAAAATCCGATTTAGTCCTGCGGGATCTGGATCTGCTGAAGAGGATCAATGAAAAGACAAAGTGCGTGGTGCAGATGACCCTGACTACAGCGGATGAGGACTTGTGTCGTATCCTGGAGCCGAATGTGTGTACCACAAAACGGCGTGCAGAGGTATTAAATATCCTCCGGGAAGAAGGAATTCCCACAGTAGTATGGCTGTGTCCTGTTCTGCCTTTTATAAATGATACGGAGGAAAATATAAGGGGCGTTATGGACTATGCGGCCAGGGCAAAAACATACGGTGTATTGAACTTTGGCATGGGAGTCACCCTGCGGGATGGTGACAGGCAGTATTTTTATGAAAAACTGGAACAGCATTTTCCTGGGCTTCGCAGAAAATATATCGAAACTTATGGAAATGCCTATGAAGTGGGCAGTCCCAACGGAAAGAGACTCATATCCGTTTTTTATGAGATTTGCAGGGAAAATGGTCTGGAAAGCAATATGGACAAAATCTTTTCTTACCTGCATAAGTTCGAGGAGAAAAATACGGCCAGCCAGATGAGCCTTTTTGATTTTATGTGA
- a CDS encoding methyltransferase family protein, giving the protein MDKFQSGSIVLLLVFYGIYFGKMLGQKKKGIRTNQIAKGDKAEELMYIEFIMKIATIGVPVYELVSILWGINKASENMRIAGLIIATVGVMIFGLSVYTMRDSWRAGIPESDRTKMVSEGIYSISRNPAFCGFDLTYIGILLMFFNIPLLVFTCFAIFTLHLQILQEEKYLEKVFGIEYREYRRKVFRYLGRNCRAE; this is encoded by the coding sequence ATGGACAAGTTTCAGTCAGGCAGCATTGTATTATTGCTTGTGTTTTATGGCATCTATTTCGGCAAAATGCTGGGGCAGAAAAAGAAAGGAATCAGGACGAACCAGATTGCTAAGGGGGACAAAGCGGAGGAACTCATGTACATAGAGTTTATCATGAAAATAGCAACCATCGGCGTACCTGTTTATGAGTTGGTATCTATCTTATGGGGAATCAATAAGGCATCTGAGAATATGCGTATTGCAGGGCTGATCATTGCCACAGTTGGGGTGATGATTTTTGGACTTTCTGTGTATACCATGCGTGACAGTTGGCGTGCAGGCATTCCGGAGAGTGACAGGACAAAAATGGTGTCTGAAGGTATATATTCAATCAGTAGAAACCCTGCGTTTTGCGGGTTTGATCTGACTTACATTGGAATCTTACTTATGTTCTTTAATATCCCGCTTCTTGTATTTACCTGCTTTGCCATATTTACACTGCATCTGCAGATTTTGCAGGAAGAAAAATATTTGGAAAAAGTTTTTGGAATAGAATACAGGGAATACAGAAGAAAAGTTTTCCGTTATCTGGGCAGGAACTGCCGGGCGGAGTGA
- a CDS encoding GNAT family N-acetyltransferase has translation MTGMIRKFTPADIEVLMEIWLQANCQAHSFIPSSYWEEHYEYVRQELPRAEILVYETHHQAEGFIGVQDGYIAGLFVRTGNQGRGIGTALLREVCRHNTELSLRVYEKNERAVHFYKKSGFAIQKTETDTETGETEFLMRYERYGELEFEQITLQDEKRVEDLSHMASSIVKEFFDPIIGAKQNDYMINLFQTVSAIKEQLDRGYTYYIVKDPCEEAGFLAFYPREGMLYLSKFYLKNSKRGRGYAGHMLGFVRKKAAEMGLGEIFLNVNKNNPAVEIYRHMGFQILREEKNDIGNGFYMDDYVMGYKIED, from the coding sequence ATGACAGGTATGATAAGAAAATTTACCCCTGCCGATATAGAAGTACTAATGGAAATCTGGCTGCAGGCCAACTGTCAGGCTCACAGCTTTATACCCTCGTCCTATTGGGAAGAGCATTATGAATATGTCAGGCAGGAGCTTCCAAGAGCAGAGATTCTTGTCTATGAGACACATCATCAGGCAGAGGGGTTTATAGGCGTACAGGATGGTTATATAGCAGGGCTTTTTGTACGGACCGGGAATCAGGGACGGGGGATCGGAACTGCACTTCTGAGAGAAGTCTGCAGACATAATACGGAGCTGTCGCTGCGTGTATATGAGAAAAATGAAAGAGCGGTCCATTTTTATAAAAAATCCGGCTTTGCCATACAAAAGACAGAGACGGATACAGAGACTGGAGAAACAGAGTTTCTTATGAGATATGAAAGATATGGAGAGCTGGAATTTGAGCAGATAACACTGCAGGATGAAAAGCGTGTGGAGGATTTGTCACATATGGCATCCTCTATCGTTAAGGAATTCTTTGACCCCATTATCGGTGCAAAACAAAATGACTATATGATTAATTTATTCCAGACGGTTTCCGCCATAAAAGAACAGTTGGACAGAGGTTACACTTATTATATAGTAAAGGACCCATGTGAGGAAGCTGGATTTCTGGCTTTTTATCCCCGGGAAGGTATGCTTTATCTGAGTAAATTCTATCTGAAAAACAGCAAAAGAGGCAGAGGATACGCTGGCCATATGTTGGGATTTGTGAGGAAAAAAGCGGCGGAGATGGGGCTGGGAGAGATTTTTCTGAATGTGAATAAAAATAATCCTGCTGTTGAAATATACAGGCATATGGGATTTCAGATTCTCAGGGAAGAAAAAAATGATATAGGCAATGGATTTTATATGGATGATTATGTGATGGGGTATAAAATCGAGGATTAG